The genomic segment CTGTTCAGTGAGCTCATCGCGGGTGTGCGTTGCGACGTTCCTGACCGTGAGGTTCAGTCCGGTCGCGAGGTTGTTGAGCGCGCCAGCCAACGGCGCCAGCCCTCCGCGCATGCTCTTGGCAGTCTGATCTTCCGCCGGGCCTGGCCAGGCGAGCTTGGGCTTGCTGGGTTCTGGGTCGCCCGCGGAGAGGGTCTGCTGCCAGAACGAGGTGTCGGTCACGTCGTTGCGGCCCAAGCGTTTCTTCCAGTGCACGGTCAGTGCCTCCGACGCCTCGCGCACCGCGACCCGGTACTGGTGGGTCGTCCAGTGGGCGGCCGCCGCCGTCCAGATGACCTCATGGAGTTCGGAAGGGGCGAATCCTGGCGTCGCTGACTCCGCCGCTGCCTCAGCCTCGCTGATCATCATGCTCAGACGGCCCCGGACCCTGGCCGCCGTGGTGCGGACCTCCTGGGGTGTGAAGAGCGCCTTGGGGGCCGACATCAACGACCAGTTCTCGATCGGGTCAAGGACCCCGACCCCGTCCACGGCGATCTGCGCCCCAGTAACCGTGACCGCCCGGGCAGCGGCCCCCGCAGCCTCCGCCACGTCCAGCTCGAGCCGGCGTATCGCCGCCCGGTCCTGCCCGTCCTTGGGCCGGACCGTGGGGAACAGCCCGCGCGT from the Streptomyces sp. AM 4-1-1 genome contains:
- a CDS encoding TIGR02391 family protein, which gives rise to MTTYSADYLKRLWAAVERFEEVFGRWMETQEESDHVQTRGLFPTVRPKDGQDRAAIRRLELDVAEAAGAAARAVTVTGAQIAVDGVGVLDPIENWSLMSAPKALFTPQEVRTTAARVRGRLSMMISEAEAAAESATPGFAPSELHEVIWTAAAAHWTTHQYRVAVREASEALTVHWKKRLGRNDVTDTSFWQQTLSAGDPEPSKPKLAWPGPAEDQTAKSMRGGLAPLAGALNNLATGLNLTVRNVATHTRDELTEQEGMERLAAYSYFARLLDQCEIRRSEEAGT